Proteins encoded within one genomic window of Flavobacterium gilvum:
- the corA gene encoding magnesium/cobalt transporter CorA: MRKIRNIKTKQLQPYNLEYTGLHTDKKVEIQLFVYDDCSVAEYENDIISDLRKHIDLNKTNWLNIHGLNNIALLKVVTKYFNIDNFILSDILNTNKRTKLMEEKETLFFNIKSLLPQESSDDIRVEQISFLLKKGILISFQEKRSDFFTHIRERIRTNSGIVRTKKADYLLYILLDTVIGNFYITLENEEDKIEELIDFTKSSADPIILEKIEKHRDNFNLLKRSIIPLRDSLYDIKSMKDDDVFDEIEHDNYSFFTRLYQKCLELLEQIESDMGLLESASNFFFAAQAHKMNEIMKTLTVISVIFIPLTFIVGVYGMNFDNMPELKYHNGYFLVVCFMFMVVIAMVVYFKKRRWF, translated from the coding sequence ATGAGAAAAATTAGAAATATAAAAACCAAACAATTGCAGCCGTACAACCTTGAATACACTGGTTTGCATACAGATAAAAAGGTAGAGATTCAATTATTTGTTTATGATGATTGCAGTGTTGCAGAATATGAGAATGATATTATTTCAGATTTAAGAAAGCATATAGATTTAAACAAAACGAATTGGCTGAATATTCATGGATTAAATAATATCGCGTTGCTTAAGGTGGTTACAAAATATTTTAATATCGACAATTTCATTTTGTCCGATATTTTGAATACCAACAAGCGAACCAAATTGATGGAGGAGAAAGAGACTTTGTTTTTTAATATCAAATCACTATTGCCCCAGGAAAGTTCTGATGATATAAGAGTTGAGCAAATTAGTTTTTTGCTAAAAAAAGGAATTTTGATTTCGTTTCAGGAAAAAAGGAGCGATTTTTTTACACATATACGAGAGCGTATCCGAACCAATTCTGGAATCGTGCGAACAAAAAAAGCCGATTACTTGTTATACATTTTACTAGATACGGTGATTGGTAATTTTTATATCACATTAGAAAATGAAGAGGATAAAATAGAAGAACTGATAGATTTTACCAAATCGAGTGCCGACCCGATAATCTTAGAAAAAATTGAAAAACATAGAGATAATTTTAATTTATTAAAGCGTTCCATTATACCGCTTCGGGATTCTTTGTATGATATTAAAAGCATGAAAGATGATGACGTATTTGATGAAATTGAGCATGATAATTATAGTTTTTTTACTCGTTTGTATCAAAAGTGTTTAGAACTTTTGGAACAAATAGAATCGGATATGGGATTATTAGAAAGTGCGTCTAATTTCTTTTTTGCGGCTCAGGCACATAAGATGAACGAGATTATGAAAACTTTAACGGTTATTTCGGTGATATTTATTCCGCTGACTTTTATTGTGGGGGTTTATGGAATGAATTTTGATAATATGCCGGAGTTAAAGTATCACAATGGCTATTTTCTGGTAGTTTGTTTTATGTTCATGGTGGTAATTGCCATGGTTGTGTATTTCAAAAAGCGAAGGTGGTTTTGA